Within the Aeromicrobium sp. Root236 genome, the region ACCTCCCTCGCTCCTGCGACGCCTCGGTGCCCTCCTGATCGACTGGATCGTCGCCTCGCTCAGCGCTGCAGCCCTCGCCGGTACGCACTACCCGCCCAGGGACATCAAGGAGAACCTCGTCATCACGGCGTTCTTCGTCGTCGAGATGTCGGTGTTGACGGGGCTGCTCGGCTACTCGATCGGCAAGCGGGTCCTCGGCCTGAGGGTCGAGAACGTCGACGGGCGGCCCATCGGGATTCCCCGAGCGCTCATCAGGTCGCTGCTGATCTGTCTCGTCATCCCCGCGGTCGTCATGACCGACGACAAGCGCGGCATCCATGACCTCGCCGCGGGATCGCGAGTCATCCGG harbors:
- a CDS encoding RDD family protein; this translates as MQPPSLLRRLGALLIDWIVASLSAAALAGTHYPPRDIKENLVITAFFVVEMSVLTGLLGYSIGKRVLGLRVENVDGRPIGIPRALIRSLLICLVIPAVVMTDDKRGIHDLAAGSRVIRM